A single Cellulomonas sp. SLBN-39 DNA region contains:
- a CDS encoding (Fe-S)-binding protein has translation MGWLQVVCIGLVVVATVVGVGVFTRGVVVIVRTIRVGRPLPGRWAPAGARLRTLAREVLGHERFRQRPAVRAAHWVVMLSFPVLFLTLLTGYGQLVDPAYGLPLIGHWVPVEWAVEAFAWLGLVAITGLVVLRVRTRPRASQPEVEQRRSRFFGSNFAWAYVVEATILLVVVAVVLLRGLEYALAVQDGEPWASALHFPLTAWFGQAWVGADRATLEAWVLVVATVKILVSMSWFVVVGLQPTMGVAWHRFLAVVNVYARREPDGGPALGPLAPLRDGDGNPLDLTAVDDLPDDARLGVGAVEDLPWKGLLDVATCTECGRCQDQCPAWATGKPLSPKLLTLALRDHAAATAPYVRAARAAGATDEAQADPHLGVDLVASGVIDPDVLWSCTTCGACVQQCPVDIEHVDTIVDIRRYQSLMESAFPAELGGTFTKMERRGNPWGLPARQRLDWAKGLDFDVPVVGTDVESAADVDWLFWVGCAGAFEDRAKRTTRAVAELLHAAGVTFAVLGDGETCTGDPARRAGNEALYQMLAAQNVETLNEVGAQRIVVTCAHCFNTISREYPAAGGRYEVLHHTQLLDTLVAEGRLRFAPGTGDDGTGTTVTYHDPCYLGRHNQVYTPPRDLLAAAGVTLAEMPRNRETSFCCGAGGARMWMEETIGERIGTARAAEAVATGASAIATACPFCTVMIGDGVAAHTRASAPDDTAPAPVPVPAQVGVPEVADIAVLLRDRLDRT, from the coding sequence GTGGGCTGGCTCCAGGTGGTGTGCATCGGTCTCGTCGTCGTCGCGACGGTCGTCGGCGTCGGCGTGTTCACGCGCGGCGTCGTCGTCATCGTGCGGACGATCCGCGTGGGACGGCCGCTGCCGGGGCGGTGGGCGCCGGCGGGCGCGCGGCTGCGGACCCTGGCGCGCGAGGTGCTCGGGCACGAGCGGTTCCGCCAGCGCCCGGCGGTGCGGGCGGCGCACTGGGTGGTGATGCTGTCGTTCCCGGTGCTGTTCCTCACGCTGCTCACCGGGTACGGGCAGCTCGTCGACCCGGCCTACGGGCTGCCGCTGATCGGGCACTGGGTGCCCGTCGAGTGGGCCGTCGAGGCGTTCGCGTGGCTCGGGCTCGTGGCCATCACGGGCCTGGTGGTGCTGCGCGTGCGGACGCGTCCGCGGGCGTCGCAGCCGGAGGTCGAGCAGCGCCGGTCGCGGTTCTTCGGGTCGAACTTCGCGTGGGCGTACGTCGTGGAGGCGACGATCCTGCTGGTCGTGGTCGCCGTGGTGCTGCTGCGCGGGCTGGAGTACGCCCTCGCCGTGCAGGACGGCGAGCCGTGGGCGAGCGCCCTGCACTTCCCGCTGACCGCGTGGTTCGGGCAGGCGTGGGTCGGGGCGGACCGCGCCACGCTCGAGGCGTGGGTGCTGGTCGTCGCGACCGTGAAGATCCTCGTGTCGATGTCGTGGTTCGTCGTCGTCGGCCTGCAGCCCACCATGGGTGTGGCGTGGCACCGGTTCCTCGCCGTCGTCAACGTGTACGCCCGGCGCGAGCCCGACGGCGGCCCGGCGCTGGGGCCGCTGGCCCCGCTGCGCGACGGCGACGGGAACCCCCTCGACCTGACGGCCGTCGACGACCTGCCCGACGACGCGCGCCTGGGCGTCGGCGCGGTCGAGGACCTGCCGTGGAAGGGCCTGCTCGACGTCGCGACCTGCACGGAGTGCGGGCGCTGCCAGGACCAGTGCCCCGCGTGGGCGACGGGCAAGCCGCTGAGCCCCAAGCTCCTCACGCTCGCGCTGCGCGACCACGCCGCCGCGACCGCCCCGTACGTGCGGGCGGCCCGCGCCGCCGGCGCCACCGACGAGGCGCAGGCCGACCCGCACCTGGGCGTCGACCTCGTCGCGTCGGGCGTCATCGACCCCGACGTGCTGTGGTCGTGCACCACCTGCGGCGCGTGCGTGCAGCAGTGCCCGGTCGACATCGAGCACGTCGACACGATCGTCGACATCCGCCGCTACCAGTCGCTCATGGAGTCCGCGTTCCCCGCCGAGCTCGGCGGCACGTTCACCAAGATGGAGCGGCGCGGCAACCCGTGGGGGCTGCCCGCCCGCCAGCGCCTCGACTGGGCCAAGGGCCTGGACTTCGACGTGCCCGTGGTCGGGACCGACGTGGAGTCCGCCGCGGACGTCGACTGGCTGTTCTGGGTCGGCTGCGCCGGCGCGTTCGAGGACCGCGCCAAGCGCACCACCCGCGCCGTGGCGGAGCTGCTGCACGCCGCGGGCGTCACGTTCGCGGTGCTCGGCGACGGCGAGACGTGCACCGGCGACCCCGCCCGGCGCGCCGGCAACGAGGCGCTCTACCAGATGCTCGCGGCGCAGAACGTCGAGACGCTGAACGAGGTCGGGGCGCAGCGCATCGTCGTGACCTGCGCGCACTGCTTCAACACCATCTCCCGCGAGTACCCCGCCGCGGGCGGCCGCTACGAGGTGCTGCACCACACCCAGCTGCTCGACACCCTCGTCGCCGAGGGCCGGCTGCGGTTCGCCCCCGGCACCGGCGACGACGGCACGGGCACCACCGTGACCTACCACGACCCGTGCTACCTGGGCCGCCACAACCAGGTGTACACCCCGCCGCGGGACCTGCTCGCCGCCGCCGGGGTCACCCTCGCCGAGATGCCGCGCAACCGCGAGACGTCGTTCTGCTGCGGCGCCGGCGGGGCGCGCATGTGGATGGAGGAGACCATCGGCGAGCGCATCGGCACGGCCCGCGCCGCCGAGGCCGTCGCCACCGGCGCGAGCGCCATCGCCACCGCCTGCCCGTTCTGCACCGTGATGATCGGCGACGGCGTCGCGGCGCACACCCGCGCGTCGGCCCCCGACGACACGGCACCCGCACCCGTGCCGGTCCCCGCGCAGGTCGGCGTCCCCGAGGTCGCCGACATCGCCGTCCTCCTGCGCGACCGCCTCGACCGGACCTGA
- a CDS encoding Fic family protein, which translates to MDPLLYADTVFGRPHRTPGDRRAFWYYSPRPIPRDLDLTLPTIAALSRADNAIGLLTGFGHLVRDPEMLIGPYLRREALASTRIEGTQTTLDDVLRSEAHLDEATVDTQEVWQYIDAARLGMELITALPLSQRLITSVHRKLLSGVRGQERMPGELRRSPVWVGSATDTPDTAQYVPPLHTDLPDLMTDLELFANEPSPYPPLIHAGLLHYQFETIHPFLDGNGRIGRLIVSLYLMQEGRLPAPILYLSGYLEARRSEYYDRLQAVRERGEIQEWLQFFLTAVERQAVDGATRARLLVQKREEYLSEASTSRGRLSVIADLVFQNPIMTVARAQSASGLSNQGARNLVGDAVARGWLTKVGRMSGRDYWIAQDVHQIMQAPLDALT; encoded by the coding sequence ATGGATCCGTTGCTGTATGCCGACACCGTGTTCGGCCGCCCTCACCGCACCCCCGGTGACCGCCGAGCGTTCTGGTACTACAGCCCACGCCCGATCCCCCGCGACCTCGACCTGACGCTCCCGACGATCGCCGCCCTCTCGCGTGCCGACAACGCCATCGGACTGCTCACCGGCTTCGGGCATCTGGTCCGCGACCCCGAGATGCTCATCGGCCCGTACCTGCGGCGTGAAGCGCTCGCGAGCACCCGCATCGAGGGCACGCAGACGACCCTCGACGACGTCCTCCGTTCCGAGGCGCACCTCGACGAGGCGACCGTCGACACGCAGGAGGTGTGGCAGTACATCGACGCCGCCCGGCTCGGCATGGAGCTCATCACCGCACTCCCGCTGAGCCAGCGCCTCATCACCTCGGTCCACCGCAAGCTGCTGTCCGGTGTGCGCGGGCAGGAGCGGATGCCCGGTGAGCTGCGCCGGTCACCCGTCTGGGTCGGCTCCGCCACCGACACCCCGGACACCGCGCAGTACGTGCCACCGCTGCACACCGACCTGCCCGACCTCATGACCGACCTCGAGCTCTTCGCCAACGAGCCCAGCCCCTACCCCCCGCTGATCCATGCAGGGCTGCTCCACTACCAGTTCGAGACCATCCACCCGTTCCTCGACGGCAACGGGCGGATCGGCAGGCTCATCGTCTCCCTCTACCTGATGCAGGAGGGGCGGCTCCCTGCTCCGATCCTGTACCTCTCGGGCTACCTGGAGGCGCGGCGGTCCGAGTACTACGACCGGCTCCAGGCCGTGCGGGAGCGCGGCGAGATCCAGGAGTGGCTCCAGTTCTTCCTGACCGCGGTCGAGCGGCAGGCCGTGGACGGCGCGACGCGCGCCCGGCTCCTCGTCCAGAAGCGTGAGGAGTACCTCTCCGAGGCGTCGACGAGTCGCGGCCGCCTCTCCGTCATCGCCGACCTGGTCTTCCAGAACCCGATCATGACGGTGGCCAGGGCACAGAGCGCCTCCGGCCTGTCGAACCAGGGTGCGCGCAACCTCGTCGGGGACGCTGTGGCGAGGGGGTGGCTGACGAAGGTCGGTCGGATGTCGGGGCGTGACTACTGGATAGCGCAGGACGTGCACCAGATCATGCAGGCCCCGCTGGATGCCCTGACGTGA
- a CDS encoding GNAT family N-acetyltransferase, with protein MTGRHVRLGAPTTGTDDPAAPGDAARPADGPRVPTPAGDPAPRPVTGPGVPVLRPVRRSAETTMLPTATAPAEAWRRIGPIRLDRVVPHRDALLLHSWLTHPASRFWQMDHLGLPEILAYELALAASPHEHAWLGRVAGRPTFMVETYDPARVLLDEVFDARPGDVGMHLLVAPPEAAPLHGLTDAVMAATLRFCFSTLHADRVVVEPDVHNAPIAAKNAAGGFRVVQEVQLGTKRAALSVCTREDFARSRLGQPPLPPAAASVGAVGPRRRARARRRAAEPPAAPPGLPLAPPRTTEDPS; from the coding sequence GTGACCGGTCGCCACGTGCGCCTGGGCGCCCCGACCACCGGCACGGACGACCCGGCCGCCCCCGGGGACGCGGCGCGTCCGGCGGACGGGCCGCGCGTCCCGACCCCGGCGGGCGACCCCGCGCCGCGTCCCGTCACCGGGCCCGGCGTGCCCGTGCTGCGGCCCGTGCGCCGCAGCGCCGAGACGACGATGCTGCCCACCGCGACCGCCCCCGCCGAGGCGTGGCGCCGCATCGGCCCGATCCGCCTGGACCGGGTGGTGCCGCACCGCGACGCGCTGCTGCTGCACTCCTGGCTGACGCACCCGGCGTCGCGGTTCTGGCAGATGGACCACCTCGGGCTGCCGGAGATCCTCGCCTACGAGCTCGCGCTCGCCGCCTCCCCGCACGAGCACGCGTGGCTCGGGCGGGTCGCGGGGCGGCCGACGTTCATGGTCGAGACGTACGACCCCGCGCGGGTGCTGCTCGACGAGGTGTTCGACGCCCGCCCGGGCGACGTGGGCATGCACCTGCTCGTGGCCCCGCCCGAGGCCGCGCCGCTGCACGGCCTCACCGACGCCGTCATGGCCGCGACCCTGCGGTTCTGCTTCTCCACCCTGCACGCCGACCGCGTCGTCGTCGAGCCCGACGTGCACAACGCCCCGATCGCCGCGAAGAACGCCGCCGGCGGGTTCCGCGTCGTGCAGGAGGTGCAGCTCGGCACCAAGCGGGCCGCGCTGTCGGTGTGCACGCGCGAGGACTTCGCGCGCTCCCGCCTCGGGCAGCCGCCCCTGCCGCCCGCCGCCGCGAGCGTCGGCGCCGTCGGCCCCCGCCGTCGCGCCCGGGCCCGCCGCCGGGCCGCCGAGCCGCCCGCCGCCCCGCCGGGCCTGCCGCTCGCCCCGCCCCGAACCACCGAGGACCCGTCATGA
- a CDS encoding IucA/IucC family siderophore biosynthesis protein yields the protein MTAAPTVAEPALTGPGPRTTRHPAPHPAAHLTPEAMAAAQRHLVAKAIAELTHERLLAPSRDRAASADGAYVLALDALDGGTVTYRFRARRLALEHWAVDEDSLVRDVDGTPAPLDVQELVLELQPLLRIPDDLLALYLEELAATLASAAYKHHRGGPSVAELLDADLATVEAAMTEGHPGFVANNGRIGLGVGEHDAYAPEAARPVRLVWLAARRSLSHVATGDGLTEDALYRHELGDATLAAFADRLRALGLDPAEYRYLPVHPWQWEHKVAVTFAPDVARRDLVLLGESDDEYRAQQSVRTFLNVSRPDRHYVKTALGVQNMGFLRGLSPAYMRATPAINDWVADLVENDPELVACGVRVLRERASIGYTGDAYHRTARPNAHRKLIAALWREQPLTRVPAGHRLATMAALLHRDGAGDAYATAAVRASGLAPADWLRAYLRVYLRPLVHCLRAHDLAFMPHGENVILELADHVPVGAFLKDIGEEVAVLSERPVLPAAVERVRHPVDDAEKALAVFTDVLDGVLRHLAAILVLDDVMTEGEFWGVVAETIDGHLADHPDLPSGVDLRAARFAHSCLNRLQLRNTLQMVDLADQSSSLIYAGTLANPVARGAVAGQEPDAAGVHETS from the coding sequence ATGACCGCAGCACCCACCGTCGCCGAGCCCGCCCTGACCGGGCCGGGCCCGCGCACGACGAGGCACCCCGCACCCCACCCGGCCGCGCACCTGACGCCCGAGGCGATGGCCGCGGCGCAGCGCCACCTCGTGGCCAAGGCGATCGCCGAGCTGACGCACGAGCGGCTGCTGGCGCCGTCCCGCGACCGCGCCGCGTCCGCCGACGGCGCCTACGTCCTCGCGCTCGACGCCCTGGACGGCGGCACCGTGACCTACCGGTTCCGGGCCCGACGCCTCGCGCTCGAGCACTGGGCCGTGGACGAGGACAGCCTGGTGCGCGACGTCGACGGCACGCCCGCACCGCTGGACGTGCAGGAGCTCGTGCTGGAGCTGCAGCCGCTGCTGCGGATCCCCGACGACCTGCTCGCCCTGTACCTGGAGGAGCTCGCCGCCACGCTGGCGTCGGCCGCGTACAAGCACCACCGCGGCGGGCCGAGCGTCGCCGAGCTGCTCGACGCGGACCTGGCGACCGTCGAGGCCGCGATGACCGAGGGGCACCCGGGCTTCGTCGCGAACAACGGCCGGATCGGCCTGGGCGTCGGGGAGCACGACGCGTACGCGCCCGAGGCGGCGCGGCCCGTGCGGCTGGTGTGGCTGGCGGCGCGCCGGTCGCTGAGCCACGTGGCCACGGGCGACGGGCTGACCGAGGACGCGCTGTACCGGCACGAGCTCGGCGACGCGACGCTCGCGGCGTTCGCCGACCGGCTGCGCGCGCTCGGCCTCGACCCCGCCGAGTACCGGTACCTGCCCGTGCACCCGTGGCAGTGGGAGCACAAGGTGGCGGTGACGTTCGCGCCCGACGTGGCGCGCCGCGACCTCGTGCTGCTCGGGGAGTCCGACGACGAGTACCGCGCGCAGCAGTCCGTGCGCACGTTCCTCAACGTGTCCCGGCCCGACCGGCACTACGTCAAGACGGCCCTCGGCGTGCAGAACATGGGGTTCCTGCGGGGGCTCTCGCCCGCGTACATGCGCGCGACGCCCGCGATCAACGACTGGGTCGCCGACCTCGTCGAGAACGACCCCGAGCTGGTCGCGTGCGGCGTGCGGGTGCTGCGCGAGCGCGCGTCGATCGGGTACACGGGCGACGCGTACCACCGCACGGCCCGCCCCAACGCGCACCGCAAGCTCATCGCGGCGCTGTGGCGCGAGCAGCCCCTCACGCGCGTGCCCGCCGGTCACCGTCTGGCGACGATGGCCGCGCTGCTGCACCGCGACGGCGCCGGGGACGCGTACGCCACGGCCGCTGTCCGGGCGTCGGGCCTGGCGCCCGCCGACTGGCTGCGCGCGTACCTGCGGGTCTACCTGCGGCCCCTCGTGCACTGCCTGCGTGCCCACGACCTGGCGTTCATGCCGCACGGCGAGAACGTGATCCTCGAGCTCGCCGACCACGTGCCCGTCGGGGCGTTCCTCAAGGACATCGGCGAGGAGGTCGCCGTCCTGTCCGAGCGGCCCGTGCTGCCCGCTGCGGTCGAACGGGTCCGGCACCCCGTCGACGACGCCGAGAAGGCCCTGGCGGTCTTCACCGACGTGCTCGACGGCGTGCTGCGGCACCTCGCCGCGATCCTCGTGCTCGACGACGTCATGACCGAGGGCGAGTTCTGGGGCGTCGTCGCCGAGACGATCGACGGGCACCTCGCCGACCACCCCGACCTGCCGTCGGGCGTGGACCTGCGGGCCGCACGGTTCGCGCACTCGTGCCTCAACCGGCTGCAGCTGCGCAACACGCTCCAGATGGTCGACCTCGCCGACCAGTCCTCGTCGCTGATCTACGCCGGCACGCTGGCCAACCCGGTCGCGCGCGGCGCGGTCGCCGGGCAGGAGCCGGACGCCGCGGGCGTGCACGAGACGTCCTGA
- a CDS encoding lysine N(6)-hydroxylase/L-ornithine N(5)-oxygenase family protein — protein MSAAGHVHDVVGVGIGPFNLGLAALADPLDLDTVFLDRAEEFRWHPGMMLDGATIQVPFLADLVTMADPTSRYSFLAWLKATGRLYAFYIRESFYPLRAEYDAYCRWVADQLGSLRWGRTVTSVEVDPDDEDLYVVHARTADGVERYRTRHVVLGVGTQPVVPEALRGLDGPAIHTSQYLDRRAELQAAGSITVVGSGQSAAEVYRDLLDGARTHGYRLDWVTRSPRFFPMEYTKLTLEMTSPEYTDHFHALPEALRDRLTREQRGLYKGISGDLVDEIYDTLYRMSATGPVPTTLLTDTEVTAAAWDGEEYTLRLRHGQLGTEHERRTQALVLATGYAAQVPDVVLGIAHRLDWDARGRLDVARDYSVDGGRRRVFVQNGEEHTHGLTAPDLGFGPWRSSAILAAVCGREVYPREQRIAFQDFGVPTGAHPAPAGTVAPAGVPAEAGR, from the coding sequence GTGAGCGCCGCGGGGCACGTGCACGACGTCGTCGGCGTCGGCATCGGACCGTTCAACCTCGGCCTCGCCGCGCTCGCGGACCCCCTGGACCTCGACACGGTCTTCCTCGACCGGGCCGAGGAGTTCCGCTGGCACCCGGGCATGATGCTCGACGGCGCGACCATCCAGGTGCCGTTCCTCGCCGACCTGGTGACGATGGCCGACCCGACCAGCCGGTACTCGTTCCTCGCGTGGCTCAAGGCCACCGGTCGGCTGTACGCGTTCTACATCCGCGAGAGCTTCTACCCGCTGCGCGCCGAGTACGACGCGTACTGCCGGTGGGTCGCCGACCAGCTCGGCTCGCTGCGGTGGGGCCGCACGGTCACGTCCGTCGAGGTCGACCCGGACGACGAGGACCTGTACGTCGTGCACGCGCGCACCGCCGACGGGGTCGAGCGGTACCGGACGCGGCACGTCGTGCTCGGCGTGGGGACCCAGCCCGTGGTCCCCGAGGCGCTGCGCGGGCTCGACGGGCCCGCGATCCACACGTCGCAGTACCTCGACCGGCGCGCCGAGCTGCAGGCCGCCGGGTCGATCACCGTGGTCGGGTCGGGGCAGTCCGCGGCCGAGGTGTACCGCGACCTGCTCGACGGCGCCCGCACCCACGGCTACCGGCTGGACTGGGTGACGCGCTCGCCCCGGTTCTTCCCCATGGAGTACACCAAGCTGACGCTCGAGATGACGTCGCCGGAGTACACCGACCACTTCCACGCCCTGCCCGAGGCGCTGCGCGACCGGCTCACCCGCGAGCAGCGCGGCCTGTACAAGGGCATCAGCGGCGACCTCGTCGACGAGATCTACGACACCCTGTACCGCATGAGCGCGACCGGCCCCGTGCCGACCACCCTGCTGACGGACACCGAGGTGACCGCCGCCGCCTGGGACGGCGAGGAGTACACGCTGCGCCTGCGCCACGGGCAGCTCGGCACCGAGCACGAGCGGCGCACGCAGGCGCTCGTGCTGGCCACCGGGTACGCCGCGCAGGTGCCCGACGTGGTGCTCGGCATCGCGCACCGCCTCGACTGGGACGCGCGCGGGCGGCTCGACGTGGCCCGCGACTACTCCGTCGACGGCGGCCGCCGCCGGGTGTTCGTGCAGAACGGCGAGGAGCACACGCACGGCCTCACCGCCCCCGACCTGGGCTTCGGCCCGTGGCGGTCGTCGGCGATCCTCGCCGCGGTCTGCGGGCGCGAGGTCTACCCCCGCGAGCAGCGGATCGCGTTCCAGGACTTCGGCGTCCCCACCGGCGCGCACCCCGCACCGGCCGGGACGGTCGCACCGGCCGGGGTGCCTGCGGAGGCCGGCCGGTGA
- a CDS encoding GNAT family N-acetyltransferase — MTATVPDRVTAHLAALGRGGTVDERDLPGLGTLTTTVLDPDTELDVLHAWVTARGTQFWGLAELTREELRDTYAYVDDLDHHHALLVRLDGVPVALLQVYEPALDPVGEVYDVQPGDLGLHVLLGGRPPHVRGTGWTTRLFTALADVLLDQPGVRRLVGEPDTRNTPMLRRALLLGAELGPEVDLPTKRARLFFVTR, encoded by the coding sequence GTGACCGCGACCGTCCCCGACCGCGTCACGGCCCACCTGGCCGCCCTCGGCCGCGGCGGGACGGTCGACGAGCGCGACCTGCCCGGGCTCGGCACCCTCACCACGACGGTGCTCGACCCGGACACCGAGCTCGACGTGCTGCACGCGTGGGTCACGGCCCGCGGCACCCAGTTCTGGGGCCTCGCGGAGCTCACCCGCGAGGAGCTGCGCGACACCTACGCCTACGTCGACGACCTCGACCACCACCATGCGCTGCTCGTCCGCCTCGACGGCGTGCCGGTGGCGCTCCTGCAGGTCTACGAGCCCGCGCTCGACCCCGTCGGCGAGGTGTACGACGTGCAGCCCGGCGACCTCGGCCTGCACGTCCTGCTCGGCGGCCGCCCGCCGCACGTGCGCGGCACCGGGTGGACCACACGCCTGTTCACCGCGCTCGCGGACGTGCTCCTCGACCAGCCGGGCGTCCGCCGCCTGGTGGGCGAGCCCGACACTCGCAACACGCCCATGCTGCGCCGCGCGCTCCTGCTCGGCGCCGAGCTTGGCCCTGAGGTCGACCTGCCCACCAAGCGCGCCCGCCTGTTCTTCGTCACCCGCTGA
- a CDS encoding penicillin acylase family protein gives MRFEVFRDAQGVPHVRASDERALAYGQGWVTARDRAWQVQTDLWRAEGRMAEHIGPAGVAWDVLARRARFGSTARRAYAALGEDDRAWVDAYVDGVNAGLADAGPGGGRAVAEVVELDRVLGGTTGWDPWPAWAPLAVFLVNHALFSSAPRVLWHDHLVRAARASGHPGLAGTDPLDLVRLFEPAADDPGSGSNAWALHGSRTASGRPLLAGDPHRVLELPGVYQQVRLACDAYDVLGLAFPGVPGVPHFAHTGTAAWGITNAVAHSGEVVRELLRRTGGRRDGRWEARGPGGWEPCDATTEQVLVRGGAPVDVEVLETARGVVVVRGLDPHDPAWAGAHAPGPSAATTAQGDGSQDRSPADPAPADDRPEGEQETVPLVAVHLEAGYALRLQARVDDDLGFGCLRPLLRARTAHDVAAALTGWVDPVNRVLAADADGTVLAFDAGRAADRPPEQRLLPLDAWDPAHAPRPWRPLAPPTAVTDQAADANERPADPARDHGSVYAPHRSDRVRALLAERRDRPLGPPDMAEIHADTHLAGAEPLLALVADAGAPGSAALSAAAAADVRTRLLAWDRHMDAGSVGAGLFAALRSALVVRLCAEPGLAPLVAPHGLGEAWDAWFGLRGRVAAVLPGLLARPDLVGDGPAHVRAALEQVAGAHEGTWGDRHTVRPTHVLAEVPGAAVPVVSPVPLGGDQDTVRCTGTVPGVTDRAFRGSVARWVWDLADRDASRWGVPFGTAGDPASEHFADQHPGWAAAQTVQVVTAWDALTREHASDHPDDAGDRP, from the coding sequence GTGAGGTTCGAGGTCTTCCGGGACGCCCAGGGCGTCCCGCACGTGCGCGCGTCCGACGAGCGTGCGCTGGCGTACGGGCAGGGCTGGGTCACCGCGCGCGACCGGGCGTGGCAGGTGCAGACCGACCTGTGGCGCGCCGAGGGGCGGATGGCCGAGCACATCGGCCCCGCGGGCGTGGCGTGGGACGTGCTCGCGCGCCGCGCCCGGTTCGGCTCCACGGCGCGGCGCGCGTACGCCGCCCTCGGCGAGGACGACCGCGCCTGGGTCGACGCGTACGTCGACGGGGTCAACGCCGGCCTCGCGGACGCCGGGCCCGGTGGCGGTCGCGCGGTGGCCGAGGTCGTCGAGCTCGACCGGGTGCTGGGCGGCACCACCGGCTGGGACCCGTGGCCGGCGTGGGCGCCGCTCGCCGTGTTCCTCGTCAACCACGCGCTGTTCTCGTCCGCGCCGCGCGTGCTCTGGCACGACCACCTGGTGCGCGCCGCCCGCGCGTCCGGGCACCCCGGCCTGGCCGGCACGGACCCGCTGGACCTCGTGCGGCTCTTCGAGCCCGCGGCCGACGACCCGGGCAGCGGCTCCAACGCGTGGGCCCTGCACGGGTCCCGCACCGCGTCCGGGCGCCCCCTGCTGGCCGGCGACCCGCACCGCGTGCTCGAGCTGCCGGGCGTGTACCAGCAGGTACGCCTCGCGTGCGACGCGTACGACGTGCTGGGCCTCGCGTTCCCCGGCGTGCCGGGCGTGCCGCACTTCGCGCACACCGGCACGGCCGCGTGGGGCATCACCAACGCGGTCGCGCACTCCGGCGAGGTGGTCCGCGAGCTGCTGCGCCGCACCGGTGGGCGGCGCGACGGCCGGTGGGAGGCCCGCGGGCCCGGCGGCTGGGAGCCGTGCGACGCGACGACGGAGCAGGTGCTGGTCCGCGGCGGCGCACCCGTCGACGTCGAGGTGCTGGAGACGGCCCGCGGTGTCGTCGTCGTGCGCGGCCTGGACCCCCACGACCCGGCGTGGGCGGGTGCGCACGCACCGGGGCCGAGCGCGGCGACGACCGCGCAGGGCGACGGGTCGCAGGACCGCTCACCCGCCGACCCTGCCCCCGCGGACGACCGGCCCGAGGGTGAGCAGGAGACCGTGCCGCTCGTCGCCGTGCACCTCGAGGCCGGGTACGCGCTGCGCCTGCAGGCCCGCGTCGACGACGACCTCGGGTTCGGCTGCCTGCGGCCCCTGCTGCGCGCCCGCACCGCGCACGACGTGGCCGCGGCGCTGACCGGCTGGGTCGACCCGGTGAACCGGGTGCTGGCCGCCGACGCCGACGGCACCGTGCTGGCGTTCGACGCCGGCCGGGCCGCCGACCGCCCGCCCGAGCAGCGCCTCCTGCCGCTCGACGCCTGGGACCCGGCGCACGCACCCCGCCCCTGGCGTCCCCTGGCCCCGCCGACCGCCGTGACCGACCAGGCCGCCGACGCCAACGAGCGCCCCGCCGACCCGGCCCGCGACCACGGCAGCGTCTACGCGCCCCACCGCAGCGACCGCGTCCGCGCGCTGCTCGCGGAGCGCCGCGACCGCCCCCTCGGGCCGCCGGACATGGCGGAGATCCACGCCGACACGCACCTGGCCGGTGCGGAGCCCCTGCTGGCGCTCGTCGCGGACGCCGGCGCGCCCGGCTCCGCGGCCCTGAGCGCCGCCGCCGCCGCCGACGTGCGCACCCGCCTGCTGGCCTGGGACCGGCACATGGACGCCGGCTCGGTCGGTGCCGGGCTGTTCGCCGCGCTGCGGTCCGCGCTCGTCGTGCGCCTGTGCGCCGAGCCCGGCCTGGCGCCGCTCGTCGCACCGCACGGCCTCGGCGAGGCCTGGGACGCGTGGTTCGGCCTGCGCGGCCGCGTCGCCGCGGTCCTCCCCGGACTGCTGGCCCGCCCCGACCTCGTGGGCGACGGCCCCGCGCACGTGCGTGCCGCGCTCGAGCAGGTCGCCGGCGCGCACGAGGGCACCTGGGGCGACCGGCACACCGTGCGCCCCACCCACGTGCTCGCCGAGGTGCCCGGTGCCGCCGTCCCCGTCGTCTCGCCCGTGCCGCTCGGCGGCGACCAGGACACCGTCCGCTGCACCGGCACCGTGCCGGGCGTCACCGACCGGGCGTTCCGCGGCTCGGTGGCCCGCTGGGTGTGGGACCTCGCCGACCGCGACGCCAGCCGCTGGGGCGTGCCGTTCGGCACCGCCGGCGACCCGGCCTCGGAGCACTTCGCCGACCAGCACCCCGGCTGGGCCGCGGCGCAGACGGTGCAGGTCGTCACCGCGTGGGACGCCCTCACGCGCGAGCACGCCTCCGACCACCCGGACGACGCGGGGGACCGCCCGTGA